One stretch of Hymenobacter chitinivorans DSM 11115 DNA includes these proteins:
- a CDS encoding MFS transporter: protein MPKDFRLALLYAIILLDVVVGAAIGPIMPEFVRGLPKPQLWLSLGTALFLGVQLFAAPVLGKLSDGFGRRPILLLSAVGTLLANGLLLPVRAGLYFVNRLSDGFTNGMYATVRSAITDISPPENLFKNLGLEGAIISLGFVLGPMVAGALLTVAAVEPAQQARYVVGLAVGLAAVNIALSLLLRETHTRPNGVRGAELRAELSRALNVLTIWSRLQAKDPDGRLRTIVLMQVALTMSTGYYFYFVPFASLGPQQMDARALSYFFMYFGALSIAINYGFYTFLADRLNKPRAIFWLALASVPILGAYGLIGASRPALYVVVTLDCLTISLIQGLLEGLLAQRTTEADRGEIFGLNQAVQGLASFTTILVGGALSVARLELPFAWFALCVGAVAWQAGRLLRASSAA, encoded by the coding sequence GCGCTGCTCTACGCCATTATCCTGCTCGACGTGGTGGTGGGCGCGGCCATTGGGCCCATTATGCCCGAGTTTGTGCGCGGCCTGCCCAAGCCCCAACTATGGCTGTCGTTGGGGACGGCGCTGTTTTTGGGCGTGCAGCTCTTTGCCGCCCCGGTGCTGGGCAAGCTCTCCGACGGCTTCGGGCGCCGGCCGATTCTGCTCTTGTCGGCGGTGGGCACTTTGCTGGCCAACGGCCTGCTGCTGCCGGTACGGGCCGGCCTGTACTTTGTCAACCGGCTCAGCGACGGGTTTACCAACGGCATGTACGCCACGGTCCGCTCGGCCATTACCGATATTTCGCCGCCCGAAAATCTGTTCAAGAATCTGGGGCTGGAAGGCGCCATCATTTCCCTGGGCTTCGTGCTGGGGCCCATGGTGGCCGGCGCCTTGCTCACGGTGGCCGCCGTGGAGCCCGCCCAGCAGGCCCGCTACGTGGTGGGGCTGGCCGTGGGCCTGGCCGCGGTAAATATTGCCCTGAGCCTGCTGCTGCGCGAAACCCACACCCGGCCCAACGGGGTGCGGGGCGCCGAGCTGCGGGCTGAACTGAGCCGGGCCCTCAACGTGCTGACCATCTGGAGCCGGCTGCAAGCCAAGGACCCCGACGGCCGGCTCCGCACCATCGTGCTCATGCAGGTGGCCCTGACGATGAGCACCGGCTACTATTTCTACTTCGTGCCCTTCGCCAGCCTGGGCCCGCAGCAGATGGACGCCCGGGCCTTGTCCTACTTTTTCATGTATTTCGGGGCCCTAAGCATTGCCATCAACTACGGCTTCTACACCTTCCTGGCCGATAGGCTCAACAAGCCCCGGGCCATTTTCTGGCTGGCCCTGGCCAGCGTCCCGATTCTGGGCGCCTACGGCCTGATTGGTGCTTCCCGCCCGGCCCTCTACGTGGTAGTCACGCTCGACTGCCTCACCATTTCCCTGATTCAGGGGCTGCTGGAAGGCTTGCTGGCCCAGCGCACCACCGAGGCCGACCGGGGCGAAATCTTCGGCCTGAACCAGGCGGTGCAGGGCCTGGCCAGCTTTACCACGATTCTGGTGGGCGGGGCCTTGTCGGTGGCACGGCTGGAGCTGCCCTTCGCCTGGTTTGCCCTGTGCGTGGGAGCCGTGGCCTGGCAAGCCGGGCGCCTGCTGCGGGCCAGTTCGGCGGCTTAG